CTGTTGTCCCTGCAGCATTCGCTGATATGTTCGACACCAACCTCAGAGGTAAAGCTATCTGTCTTTTTGCACTAGGTATTTTTGTGGGTCCTATTATTGCACCCGTTATAGGATCCTATATCGTGCAACATACCACTTGGAGATGGCTAGAATACGTTATTGGTATTTTTGCATCGGTGGTTTGTGTTTCAATCGTTTTGTTTTTCGAAGAAACTCATCACCCAACTATTCTAGTTAATAAGGCAGTCatgatgagaaaaaaaacaaataacTGGGGTATTCATGCCGCTCATGAAGATGTTGAATTATCCATAAAGGAAATTGTCCAAAAAACTGTTACAAGGCCTATTGTGATGCTTTTCACTGAACCAGTTTTGTTATTTGTTTCAATGTacaattcttttgtttaTGGTATTCTTTATCTATTGCTGGAGGCATATCCTATTGTTTTCGTCGAAGGTTACGGCTTTAGAGTAAATGGTGAATTGCCCTATTTAGCCCTGATCATCGGTATGTTCTTTGGTGGTGCTTTGATTTGGGTCTGTGAAAGAGATTATCTGAGAAGAGTGAGAAAGAATGGTGGTTTGGTTCCAGAAGCGAGATTGATCCCAATGGTTTTTGCCGGtgtttcattttccattgGAATTTTATGGTTCTGTTGGACCGGTAACTACCATAATAAAGTTCACTGGATGGTTCCGACCGTTGGTGGCTCCTTTATCGGTTTTGGTTTAATTGGCATTTTCTTGCCATGTCTGAACTATATTATCGAATCATATCTTCTATTAGCAGCTTCTGCCGTCGCAGCAAATACATTTTTAAGGTCTATGTTCGGTGCTGCTTTCCCTCTTTTCGCAGGTTACATGTTTCATGGTATGGGAACAAATTGGGCAGGTCTATTACTCGGCTTATT
This Zygotorulaspora mrakii chromosome 5, complete sequence DNA region includes the following protein-coding sequences:
- the TPO1 gene encoding polyamine transporter TPO1 (similar to Saccharomyces cerevisiae TPO1 (YLL028W); ancestral locus Anc_4.30), which produces MAAYSEESNTTDRSESNAEEKVLTRNSVGSSESTGTHEGEGSDASSISAVPEGEPATFTAAARTAVSSGYDNASMTSAAESDIAATRKLSRILTGSVDEQGGVEVDYSDCPPMGGDRPFPPSLPSKDAYEVTFDGPNDPIHPFNWPMNKKILTCVILGLNCIAIAMGSSIFASAVIQICEIYHVIQVVAVLGVTLFVIGFAASPVIYAPLSEIYGRRGVLCIAAFGYAIFQFAVATGKDLQTIMICRFFGGLIGAAPMAVVPAAFADMFDTNLRGKAICLFALGIFVGPIIAPVIGSYIVQHTTWRWLEYVIGIFASVVCVSIVLFFEETHHPTILVNKAVMMRKKTNNWGIHAAHEDVELSIKEIVQKTVTRPIVMLFTEPVLLFVSMYNSFVYGILYLLLEAYPIVFVEGYGFRVNGELPYLALIIGMFFGGALIWVCERDYLRRVRKNGGLVPEARLIPMVFAGVSFSIGILWFCWTGNYHNKVHWMVPTVGGSFIGFGLIGIFLPCLNYIIESYLLLAASAVAANTFLRSMFGAAFPLFAGYMFHGMGTNWAGLLLGLFAAALIPVPLLLLKYGKGIRQKSKFAYSG